A single window of Pseudoduganella plicata DNA harbors:
- a CDS encoding type II secretion system F family protein, translating to MPKFIYRAMTPTGEIVPGDMEALNLPDLEMRLSRMDLDLIDFRQTRQRKVPLGAIGRRAISRRELINFCFHMEQMSSAGVPILDALNDLRDSMDHLRFREIVTDLIEKIEGGLQLSDALAGHPDVFDPTFTSLVKAGEESGKVNEVFRDLASGLRWQDELAAQTKKIVTYPAVVLVVVTAVTFFLMIYLVPQLTNFIGNMGRELPLHTKVLIAVSNVFIDWWFVLLALPFAVWFGARWWLGRSERAAFSFDRIKLRAWPVGPVLHKIILARFATFFALMYASGITILDCIRLSEGIVGNRVVAAALRRAAQLISEGHSVTAAFATTGIFPPLVVRMLKVGEATGALDGALRNVAYFYNREVREQIERVQAMIEPAMTVVLGLLLGWIMLSVLGPIYDTISAIRI from the coding sequence ATGCCGAAGTTTATCTACCGCGCCATGACGCCCACGGGCGAAATCGTCCCTGGCGACATGGAGGCACTCAACCTGCCGGACCTGGAAATGCGCCTGTCGCGCATGGACCTGGACCTGATCGACTTCCGCCAGACACGCCAGCGCAAGGTGCCGCTCGGTGCCATCGGCCGGCGCGCCATCAGCCGGCGCGAACTGATCAACTTCTGCTTCCACATGGAGCAGATGTCCAGCGCGGGCGTGCCGATCCTGGACGCGCTGAACGACCTGCGCGACAGCATGGACCATCTGCGCTTTCGCGAGATCGTCACGGACCTGATCGAGAAGATCGAGGGCGGCCTGCAACTGTCCGATGCGCTGGCGGGCCATCCCGACGTGTTCGACCCCACGTTCACGAGCCTCGTCAAGGCCGGCGAGGAAAGCGGCAAGGTCAACGAAGTGTTCCGCGACCTGGCCAGCGGCCTGCGCTGGCAGGACGAACTGGCGGCGCAGACCAAAAAGATCGTCACCTACCCGGCCGTGGTGCTGGTCGTCGTCACGGCCGTGACGTTCTTCCTGATGATCTACCTGGTGCCCCAGCTGACGAACTTCATCGGCAACATGGGGCGCGAACTGCCGCTGCACACGAAAGTGCTGATCGCCGTCTCGAACGTGTTCATCGACTGGTGGTTCGTGCTGCTTGCGCTGCCATTCGCCGTCTGGTTCGGCGCCCGCTGGTGGCTCGGGCGCAGCGAACGCGCCGCGTTCTCGTTCGATCGGATCAAGCTGCGTGCCTGGCCCGTAGGCCCCGTGCTGCACAAGATCATCCTGGCCCGCTTTGCCACGTTCTTCGCACTGATGTACGCTTCCGGCATCACGATCCTCGACTGCATCCGGCTCTCCGAGGGCATCGTCGGCAACCGCGTCGTGGCGGCGGCGCTGCGCCGCGCGGCGCAGCTGATCTCGGAGGGCCACAGCGTCACAGCGGCCTTCGCCACGACGGGCATCTTCCCGCCGCTGGTGGTGCGCATGCTCAAAGTGGGCGAAGCGACGGGCGCTCTGGACGGCGCGCTGCGCAACGTCGCCTATTTCTATAATCGCGAGGTGCGCGAGCAGATCGAACGTGTGCAGGCCATGATCGAGCCGGCCATGACGGTGGTCCTGGGGCTGCTGCTGGGCTGGATCATGCTGTCCGTGCTGGGCCCCATCTACGATACGATCAGCGCGATCAGGATCTGA